Below is a genomic region from Echinicola rosea.
ATGATAAAAGTAAAATTTCAGAAAAGCAGGTAATAGCCCTTATTGAAAAAAGAGGCTTCAAAGTAAAAACAAAAGAAGATAGTAAATAAATGGCTGGTATTCCTGCTATAATCGTAGTTGTATAAAGCTCTTCCTTATATAGGTTAAGTCCTAAACTATTAATAACAAAAAAATGGCAACTGAAACAGTTCAAATGAAAGTTTCCGGGCTGATGTGCTCATTTTGTACAATGAGTGTGGAGAAAGCTTTAAAAAGATATCCGGCGGTGAATAACGTACTCGTAAATCTCGTTCATGGCATTGTGCTGGTGGAGGCAGATACGGCACGAATGAGCCGCGAAGAACTTGCGCAGGCAGTTGAGAAATTGGGCTATAGTGTGTCGGCCACAGAAGTGCAGCAATACAAAACGGATGAAGATGTCTTTCAACTGGTAAAGCAAAGAGGAACCATCGGTATGATCCTTTCTGTCATTGTCCTTTTGGTGGACCCGTTGAATATATTTGGCTTGCCAGCTATTTACACGATCTGGTTCAGTTTCGCAGTGGCAACAGTAGTACTTTTATGGGTCGGGTACCCTATTTTGCGTAAGACACTGATGGCTATTCGTCAGCGGGTGATTAATGCCAACGTGTTACTATCGGCCGGAGCATGGGGTTCGTTTATTATTGGCACGCTTTCTCTCTTTTATCCTGCCTGGCCAAACTTCCTGCCCGTTGCATCCTGGCTAATGTCATTGCACCTTTTCTTTGCCTATTTTAAACTGGACACCCGTAAGAAAGCATCAGAAGCTGTTCGAAAGCTCCTTTCTCTTCAACCACCAAAAACAAGAGTAATTCGGGGCGGGCAGTATATTGAAGTGTTAACCAAAGATGTTTCTGTCGGAGAAATGGTGGAAATTCGCCCTGGAGAACGTCTACCACTTGACGGAGAAGTAGTGGAAGGGATTGCCAGTGTAGATGAATCCAGCTTTACGGGAGAATCCTCTCCCGTTACAAAAGAGAATGGCTCCTCTGTTATTGGCGGTACGCTGAATTTAGATGGTGCCCTCCAGGTTCGGGTGACAAAAATAGGGCAGGATAGTTTTCTTAACCAGATTGTCCGGCTTATGAGCCAAATATCAGAACGTAAGCCTCCTATTGAACTTTTGGCTGATCGCTTGATGAATTATTATGGTCCAGTTGTTTTTATAGTGGCAGGGATGGCCTTTGCAGGCTGGGCACTTCTAACAGGAGATTTCACAGCAGCCACTCTGGTTTTGCTCACCACGATAATCATGGGTTACCCTTGCGCTTTGGGCATAACCACTCCTATGTTGGCAGCTATTGCAGGCGGGAAAGGTATATCCATTGGGCTCTTGGTAAAAGCAAGTGAAGTATTTTATGGGCTCTCCAAAATAGATACTATAGTTTTTGATAAAACCGGTACACTCACCTATGGCAGGCCTACCGTTACAGATGTGGAAGCCTTTAATGCATCGTATGTAGAAGTTCTTACTCTGGCCGCCACTGTTGAAAGCCAGTCCGAACATCCTTTAGGACAGGCCATTACTTTTTTTGCCCAACGGGAAGGAGCTGGAAAATTTAAAACACAAAGTTTTCGTGCTGTTCCGGGTAAAGGAATAATAGCCTCCGTTAAAGATAAAGAGGTATTGATTGGCAAACCTTCATTTATTGAAGAAAATAATATTAACCTCTCAGATATTGTAAAGGATAAAATAAACAGCCTTGGAAAAGATGGAAAAACTGTTGTTGTACTCAGCAGGCAAAATGAAGTGATTGGCTTAATAGCACTTCAAGACACACCACGTAAGGGTGCCAAAGAAGTAATCACAAAATTAAATCAGCGCAATATAAAATCTGTAATGTTAACAGGCGATTCCCGTCCGGTAGCAGAAGCCATTGGTAAACAGTTGGGTATAGATCAGGTGCAGGCAGAACTCCTTCCTGGCGATAAAGTGTCGGCTATTGAAGCTTTACAAAGAAATGGGCAAAAAGTAGCTATGGTAGGAGATGGTATTAATGATGCTCCGGCACTGGCACAATCAGATGTAGGGATTGCCATTGGAGCAGGTACGGATGTTGCCATAGAATCTGCAGGAGTGATTCTTATTGGTGATAAATTGATGGATGTTCTGAATGCACTTATTCTTGGCAAGGCAAGTTATAGAATAATGACAGGCAATGTGATTGTAGCTGTTTTATTTAATATTGTTGGTATGGGATTGGCCGCTTTTGGGTTTATCACTCCTATGTTTGCTATCATTATTATGATCTTAAGTATTTTTGCAATTCTGCTAAATACATTAAGGATTAGAACCTTGAAACTTGAAACTTCAAAGGAAGAGCATGCTGCTTCAGTTGCAGAGATAACATTTAAAATTCCGAATATGGTCTGTGAGGGTTGTGCAGAAACAATAACATCAGCCCTCAAAGGTTTGCCGGGTATACAAGAGGTTAAGCCAAAAGTACTTCAAAAACAGGTGTATGTACGCTATGAATCCGGAAAACTACAGCAGCAGGAGATGAAGGATGCTATCGGTAATGCAGGTTTTACTGCCGTAGAAGTTTAATAGTGGATTAAAATTAACCTTTATTATTATGTATAAAATTAACGACCTAAAAGCAAAGAAAATCAATCGGTTTATCCATTTACTTTTCTTTTGTTCTTTGTTTGTTCTCCTTGCTTCTGCCTGTAACTCGCAAAACGAAAAAAAGCAGGAACAGACTGAGCAAAAAAGTTCTGTCCAAAACCTTACTAAAACGACTATCCCTATTGAAGGTATGACCTGCAATGCTTGTGTTGCAAGTATAAAAAAGAAGCTTAATTCCATGGAAGACCTAGAGGAAGTGGAAGTAAGCCTTGAGCATCGAAATGCCACTGTTTTTTATGAGGAAGGTAAAATTTCTCCCCAACAAATTCGGGATGCTATCAATGAAATTGGGTATAAAGCAGGTGAACCAATAACTGAAAAGGATACGAAATGACACTGGAAAGTTTTTTTGAAAATTTTGGAGGAGATCTTTCTGAAGTATCTTTATTAAGCTTTACCATTGCTTTTTTGGCAGGAATCGTGTCCAGTGGGGTTTGTCCCTGTACGCTACCTGTAGGATTGGGCATGGCAGGTTTAGTTAGCAGCAATTCCGAAAAAAGAGCTAGCTATGGTTTTTTAATTGCAGGTGCTTTTTTCTTTGGAATTGTACTAAGCCTGACTTTATTAGGTGCTTTGGCAGGCAGGTTTGGAGTTATATTATCCGAAACCTTTGGACTCTATTGGGCTTTAGCTATGGTTATTATTTCCATTATCGCAGCTATTGCCGCTTTCTATGGCCCCCGATTAAATGTGACAAAACTGGCATCGATTCGAAAGCCAGGAATAGGAGGTTCCGTGTTATATGGCTTTATTTTTAGCCTCGGTACTTCTGCTGCTCCGTTACTACTGTTGTTATCCGTTGCTGCCGCTACCGCAGATCCTTTTTATGGGCTTACCCTCGCTTTTTCTTTCGGCTTGGGAAGAGGCTTACCATTTTTATTAGTTGGATTGTTTGCCGGTGCAGTATCACGTCTGGCTCAGCTTACATGGCTCAGACGCAGCATTCAAATTATCAGTGGAAGTGCTTTATTGTTTGTTGCTTTTTATTACGGAAGGGTTTTTATAGAACTGATGCCCTAAAAACCCCTCCTGCTAATCCCATGTGCTTCCAGTAGGTTCATTCCGTTCGTTCGTGCCTCACTCTCTTCATTCACCCACTTCCAGCACCGCACAGCAAGAGTAGCCCGTTATTCCATTCCGCTACGCTGCATTCCATAACGTGCCACACTTGCTTTTCCCAACGCACCCCCCAACGCAGGTAAAGCGGTGTTCGTCAGTCGTTCCGTTTTGCTTCACACACTCTCTCCTTCCTCACTCGCAGCTATTTCAGCCCCCCAAACTCCTTCTAAGGTGTTCGCTACACTCACAATATTTTTAATTGGGGGTCTGCCGCTGCTTATTGTTTTTGCTCGCCTGCGGGTCGCTGCGGGCTGATCGGGCTGTCATGTTTTTTGCTTTCCCCAATGTGCTTTCAGTCGCTTCGTTTCAGTCATTCGTTCCTCATTCCTTCAACTCAGCCACTTTCAGCACCGCTCACAAGAATAGCTCTTTCACTTCACTACACGAGCCAACGCACCGTCATTCCGCAATCTGCCTGCAATCCCCCTCCAATGGGTTTGTACTGCAATCAAAAAATACAAACCCTACCAAAACTATTGCAGGCAGTTATTGCTCCATTCCTTTCCAACAATCATTTCGTTCCGTTCAGTCGCTACCCTTGCCTTTGCCGACCCTGATGCAAAAAAACACGCCAGCCCTGCCGTAAACGGTAGGCGTCTGCCGCCCTCATTCTTCGGGCTTTTGCAGCCACCACCCTTGCTCCGCTCGCAGGCGGCTCGCAGAAATGGCTTCGCCTTGGTTTACCTGCGTTTCCACTCCACCCCATACAAACTGAGTCTCTTGGTTTAATTATTAAGTATTTGCTTAAATAAGAAAACTATTTGTATTTTTGCTGCGTTATTAAATCCTAAACAAGGAAATTATGGAAAACAATCAATCGTGTATCCGTGTGTTTGCCGACAAGGTTCAAATAGACAATTGTAGAGTAATACTTCAAACCAACGACAAGGCATTCAGTCAACTGAGTGGACTTTTAGCATTGGCAGGAAACGAAGTAAGGTTAAAAATCTTATTTCTCTTAGAAGAAGAAAACGAACTTTGTCCTTGCGACCTTTCAGACATTCTCGGAATGAGCATCCCTGCCGTTTCGCAACACCTCAGAAAACTAAAAGACGGAAACATCATTGAAGGTAGAAGAGAAGGACAAACCATTTTCTACTCTTTGAAACAGGAGCAACTTACTTTACTTCGTCCATTTTTTAAACACATCATAAACAATTCAAAAAAGGAAACAGTATGAACAAGAAAAACAACAGACTTGTCGGAGCGGGAGTGCTTTCGGCAGTAGCAGCATCACTTTGCTGCATTACACCAGTATTGGCTCTTATTTCAGGAGCTTCAGGAGTGGCATCTATCTTTTCATGGATGGAACCAGCAAGACCTTATCTAATCGGTATCACCGTTTTGGTATTGGGCTTTGCTTGGTATCAGAAACTCAAACCACGAACAGCCGAAGAAATCCAATGTGATTGCGAAGAAGACGAAAAAAAACCCTTTATGCAGACCAAAACATTCTTGGGAATTGTAACCGTGTTTGCAGCCTTGATGCTCGCTTTTCCAAACTATGCACACATTTTCTATCCTTCAAACGACAACAAGGAAGTTGTAATCGTCAATGCTTCTGACATCCAAACGGTAACTTTTGATGTAAAAGGAATGACTTGCAATGGTTGTGCTTCACAAGTAGAAAATGATGTGAACAAATTGCCAGGCATTGTTAAGGTAGATGCGATTTATGAAGAAGCGACTGCCAAAGTAGAATTTGACCAAACCAAAGTGAGTCTTGCTCAAATTGAAGAAGCCATCAACGGTACAGGTTACAAAGTGGTTGGCAAGAAATAGTATTTTTTTGCCCCTCGTATTTAAGAACTTAATTAAATAATTATACTATGAAAAAGAATTTAATTCTATTGAGTGCTTTGTTCCTAATTGGAATTGCTCAGCTTAATGCTCAATGTTGCAAACCGAATGACAGTAAAGCACAAACAGCAAATACAAACCAGCAAGAAGGTAAAACCCTGAAATTGAAAATAACGGGAATGACTTGTGCAGGTTGCTCCAACCACATTTCAAATGCCCTCAAAGAAGTGGACGGCATTATTGAACACAAAGTGGAATATCCAGGCGATTTGGCAACTATCCAGTACGACCCAAGCAAAAAAAATCCTGAAGCTATCAAAAAAGTAATTGAAAAAACAGGTTATAAAGCCGAAATCATTAAAGAAAATTCTAAATAATATGAAAACTGTAAAATTAATTTTAGGCATTGTTACTATCGGGATGATAGTAGCTAGTTGTAATAAAGAAGTACAGGAACCGGAAGTAAAACCAACAAATTCTTCAACTCCCGGTACTAATTCTTCCACCCCAACAGGTACTTCGACCATTTCTTACACAGATTTGAGTGCGGAACAAAGCACCATTGCAATTGGGGCAACCACAAAAGTAACAGCTACAGCAACAGGAGATGGTCTTTCTTATATCTGGAGTGCATCAGATGGCGATATTATAGGAAGTAAAGCATGTTTGCAGTAAAACCCCAAATAGAAAACTTATGAAAAATCAACGAAAATATATTGACGGTCAATTAAACGACATTCTTTTTTCTGAATTTAAGATAAAGAATAGCGATTTTATTTTACGAATATTTCAAGAATTGATGCTAGGCAGTTCTATATCTAAAAACAGATTTTATAAACTAATAAAAGTGTCCAAAGATAAAGCGGACGCTATTTTGAATAAACTGGGCGAAACCGATGTACAAGGAAATATTATTGCATTTTCTGGTCTATCTACAGTTCCTACCAAACATCGCTTTATTGTAAATGGTAAGATGTTATACACATGGTGTGTAGTAGATGCCATTCTGTTTGCTGAATGGTTAGATGTGGAAGTCAATGTTCATTCGTCCGACCCAATTGATAGTTCTCTCATAGAATTACAAATAAACGGAGGTCAGCTATTATGGACAACTCCTTATCCTTTATTTATTTCTTGGGTAGAATCTGTTGACACCTGCAATATTAAAGGGTCGCTATGTAATCACGTTTCATTTTTTGCAAGCGAAAGAACAGCAAAACAATGGTTAAAAAATAATCCTGATGGAAAAATATTGACGCTTGAGGATTTCTTTGAGCCTAAAAACATAGGAATGAAATGTTGTTAAGTATAGTCCTAAATAAATTAAAAAAATAAGATGAAAGAAGAAAAAATAAAATTGGAAATTGCAGGTATGACCTGCGACCATTGTGCCACAGGAATAAAAAAAATGCTTTCACAAAATGAGGGTGTTAAAGAAGCCAATGTGAGCTACCCAAAAGCTACTTGTGAATGTTCTTTTGACCCTACCAAAACAAGTAAAGAAGAAATCATCAATACCATTAACGGCACAAAAAACTATCGTGTAAAAAGTGAAATTTCTGAAAATGGAAATAGTAGGAATAATCAATTTGATTTAATCATTATCGGTGGTGGTTCGGCTGCATTTTCGGCAGCTATCAAAGCCGAAAGTTTAGGTTTATCGACCTTAATGGTAAACGGTGGTTTGGACTTTGGCGGTACTTGTGTCAACGTGGGTTGTGTGCCTTCTAAAAATCTTATTCGTGCAGGCGAGTCGGCTTATCACGCTACACATTCCAACTTTGAAGGCATCAAGCCAAAAGGAGTTGATATTGATTTCGCTCAAATCATCAAAGACAAGAAAAAATTAGTAGCCACACTTCAAGAGAAAAAATATATGGATGTGGTAAGCGATTTTGAAAACCTGACTATGCTAAAAGGTTGGGCAAAATTCAAAGACAACAAAACCATTTTGGTTGATGGCAAGGAATACAAAGCCTTCAAATTTTTAATTGCTGCGGGAGCTACGACCAACATTCCGACTATTGAAGGATTGGACAAAATTGACTACTTGACCAACGTTTCCCTTTTCGACTTGGAAGAAAAACCCGAAAGCTTGACCATTATGGGAGCAGGTTACATAGGTTTGGAAATTGCAATGGCGTACAATCGTTTAGGCGTTAAAGTCCGAATCATTGAATTTACCGACCGTGTTCTACGGACACAAACCCCAGACATCAGTGAAGCATTGGAAACCCAAATGCGAAAAGAAGGCATTGAAATCTTACCTAATTTCAGAGCCGTGAAATTCGAGAAACAAGCGAATGAAACCATCATTCACTGTAAATGTCCTGACGGTTCATTTACGCAAATTATAGAAAAAGGTAAGGTAGTAATTGCCACAGGCACAAAAGCCAATACAAGCCAATTAGGGTTAGATAACATTGGTTTGGAACTCACCAAAAGCGGACATATCGCTGTAAATGAAAAAATGGAAACCAATCTACCTAACATTTACGCAGCAGGTGACGTAACCAACACCCCTGCATTTGTTTATACAGCCGCTTTTGAAGGTAAAATTGCCGTTGAAAATGCGTTCTCAGGAACAGATAATAAAGCCGATTATTCTTCTTTACCTTGGGTGGTGTTTACTGACCCACAAATTGCAGGGGCAGGTTTAGATGAAGCACAGGCAGAATCAAAAGGCATTCCGTTTGAAGTGTCAAAATTGGAATTGAAAGACGTACCGAGAGCCATAGCAGCCAACGACACAAGGGGTTTCATCAAACTCATTCGTAACTCGGAAACTGACAAACTTATAGGTGCAAGAGTAGTCGCACCCGAAGGTGGAGAACTCATACAACAATTAAGTATGGCAATCAAATACGGAATAATGGTGAAAGACTTAGCAGACAGTTTCTACCCTTATTTGACTTTGGGAGAAGGTATAAAATTAGCAGCAATAACTTTCGGAAAAGACGTATCAAAATTAAGTTGTTGTGCAAGCTAAATCAAATTCCTTCAATTCTATGTTTTCGATTCCCATTCATGCATTGCCTAGCTATTCAAATAGTACTGGTTCATAGAATTGGCATTTAATAGCCATAAATAGTCAATAATCACTCAAACATAAAGCAAAGTTACAGGCATGCGGATGCGAGAGCTGCAAGGGTTCGCTACGCCTGTTAGGAAAAAAAATCTCCACCCTACGGGTAGTATTTTTTTCCCACAGCCCTTGCTGCAATCGCACCGTCCTGTAGTGTGAGGGCATTATGTTTAAGTTATTATTCAGAGTCCGTTTCGGCAGCCGGTGGTTGTTGGCGGGCGTTCGCACCTCAGGCCTTCCGTTCCATGCAGGCATTCAGCGTTGTGGTATCACAGATTATACGCTGCGTGTTTTTTGGTTCGAGTTGTGCCTTTCAGAGCTTCCCTTTTAGGGGGGCTCATTTTTTTTTGAAAAATTATTCTAAAAAATCAGATTTTACTTTTTTTCAAAGTATTTATAAGAAAACATATAATATGATTGACTACAAAAAACTCGATGTAGAATACGACCAGATAATAATCCTCGACCTGCTATCTGAAAATGAAAGAACTGATTGGAAAATTACAGAAGAATTGAGAGACGTTCTAAAAGGTGAAAGATTCTCAGTACATCCAATTTACCTATCCAACAAACAAGAATTGCTTGATGCTCTGGAACAACTTACTACACAAGCCAAAGCAGGTAAAAGATACATGCTTCATTTCGTAGGTCATGGCAACAGTGATTGTATCGGGTTCAAACACAACCATGAATTGATTCCTTGGTCTCAGTTAGAAGTACCACTTCAAAATCTCAACAAAGTTTCTGATGAAACCCTTGTCTTGAACATGACTACTTGTAAAGGGCTAAATGTAATTAAAGCAGTTGACCACATGAAAGTTGAAAAACCCTTCTTTGGTATAATCGGATACAGTGCAGATCTCGATTACTGTGTTGGTATATCAGCTAACAAAATTTTCTACCTATCCATGTCTAATGGTATACAAATCAACAAGGCAATCGAGAAAGTTAAAAAAGAAACGGGGGATGATAATTTCCATTGCATTACGGCACAGGGCTACTCTGCAATTAAAAATAAAATAGAGCAGCAAAGATAGGCGGGTTCGCACATGGCCAACGCTCATTCGGACAGTCAAGGTCAAGCCCTTCGGGTTTTGAAAAAAATCTCCACCCTGCAGGTAGTATTTTTTCCAAAAACCTTGACAGCCGACCTCCACCCGCCTTATTCAAAGCTTTCTCTTTTCTTTTTTCCCTTTTTTTCTTTTCTCTTTTGAAAAAATGTATGCGAAGCGCAGCGAGCAAAATTCTAATGGCTCACTGTATGAAATCGTTTCGCATCAAAACCCATCGACCGGAAAACAGCTACAATCAGCCGCACTTCTTCATCCTGAACAGAGGACTAAACAGCGGAAAACCGCTCAACCTACCTTGCCCGAATTGCTTTGTTTGTCTTACCGACAACCTTGAGGACAGGGAATTTCTCTACTGGCTCTGCTTCGGATTGTGGAAGTCAAAATCCTTCTATCATTTTCTGAAAGGTTCCGTAATTCCATTCGTGACAATTGATGAAACCCGAAAGCTGATCCGGGAAAGTTCAACTAAGGCAAGCTGTAAAGCCCAGGCATTTCAAAAGGCTATTCATGCCCTACGACTACTCGACACCAATGAGCAAAAAATCAAGGTTGCTTTAAAGACGATTGATACTGCCCGACAAGCCATATTTTATGACTTGATGAAAGATTCAGGCGCAGGATAAATCCTTGACCTGCCAAAAGAACAGGGCAACAAAAGCAAAATAAAGCACATAAACGCAACAACACCAAAGAGAGAACTACCGCCTAATTCTTGAAGTAATTTAGTTGGCGAAGGGCAAATCCATGGTAAGTCCGTGTCAAGTCCAAGCAAATGTTTAACCCCTAAAAAATCGTAAAGAGATGGGAAAAATTAATCAGGGTATTCTCGGTGGTGTATCAGGCCAGGTAGGGAATGTAATCGGTGGAACTTGGAAGGGCATCGATTACCTGCGCATCAAACCTTCCAGTGTAGCGAACCCAAGAACTGAAGGTCAAGTTGACCAGCGTTCTAAGTTCTCAACCGTCTTGCAGTTCTTGCAACCTATGACAGACTTCCTGAGAGTCGGTTTCAAGTTGTATGCTAACAAAATGACCCAGTTCAATGCGGCCATGTCTTACAACCTGAACAATGCGATTACCGGAGCTTATCCAAACTTCATGATTGACTATGCAAATGCATTAGTTACTCGCGGTAATCTAACCGGAGCGTCAAACGGTGCTGCCAGTTCTCCAAGTGCTGGAAACGTGGAAGCAACCTGGACAGACAATTCAGGAAGTGGTAGTGCATTGGCAACAGACAAAGCTCTGATTGCTCTTTTGAATACTACCAGAGGAGAAGCAGTGTTCACCACTGCGGGACCAGCAAGGTCTGCCGGATCAGCGACCATTCCAGTGCCTCCTGAGTACTCAGGAGAAGACGTTGAAGTCTTCTTAGGGTTTATATCAGAAGACGGAACTAAAGTCGCTAACAGCGTTTATTTAGGCTCTGTAACAGTTGCGTAAAGCGATTGGTGTTTTCGATAAAAACCGCTTCCTTTGTGGAGCGGTTTTTTTATGTCCGCTCCACTCTAATTTTCCTTTCTTATCCCTTATTTTGCTAATACTCAGCATTTTTTGTTGCTAATTCGTTTCTACTACTTTAGTAACACACTGAAATACAGTATGTTAAAAGCAATTCAAATATTTTGCATCGGTATTGTACCGGTTTGGAGCTGATGAGCGTTTCTATCTTGGGGGCAGATACAATACAGTGAGTGGCAAGATGCGTGAAAGTGCATCAGAGAACCTCGATATCAGCCGGATCAACTTTGGTGGAGGCTGGTATTTTTCAAAGAACGTTTTAACAAAAGTTGAGTACATGAAGCAGCAATATGAAGGCAGTGCCTGGACAGGGCGTTTTGCCGGGGCTGAGTTCAGTGGAGTCGTGGTTGAAGCGGTGATTAGTTTCTGACGGAACTCCCGTGTGGGTGACTCATCCACACGGGATTCTTTTTACTGCTGTGTAAAAGATAATGACTACAAAAATAAGTGTCAGGAGACTAAGATTTTTCAAGGGAAATACAGCATGAAAATTCACATATTGAAGTATTTGAAATACAAACCGTCAATTTTGATGTTAAAATCGAACATTCTGAACTAAATTTCGTAAATTCGTACTAGACTTTCTCCAAAGTGCAACGTTTTAGAAAAATATCGGCCATCCTGCTTTCCATCCTGGTGCTGCTCAGTTCCACGAGCTACACCTTTGGTATGCATTTTTGCATGGGACAGTTGGAGAGCATTGCACTTTTTTCCGGGGCTGAGCCCTGCGAAATGGCCACTCAAAAATCACCTTGTGCCAATGATAAGCATGATCCGGATTGCGAACACCAGCAGGTGACTAAAAAAGGTTGCTGTGAAGACCAGACTTTAGTAATTGAGGGTCATGAAGACCTTACGCAAGTGACCAAAGTTGCGGTTCCTGATTTTCAAATGATCGCAGTTATCTACGTTGTGGTTTCGTTTCTTTTTAGTGACACTACCGTTGATCACTATACGTTTAACGACTATTCCCCCCCACTGATTGAACGTGATATACCAGTACTCGTTCAATCCTTCCTTATTTAAGCATTTCATTCAATTGATCGTGATCAAGGCTTAGCTCTTTAGAGCCTTGGGGCATTATTGCTATGCCTTTTTAAATCAATTCAAAAGTTGAATGTAAATAACATGCTTAATAAAATCATTAAATACTTTCTTGAGAACAAGTTAGTTACCGTTCTCATCTTAATTGGCTTCATTGCCTGGGGCATTGTGACCGCCCCTTTCGGTTGGCAGATAGGTGCGTTACCTTCTGATCCCGTTCCGGTAGATGCTATTCCGGATATAGGAGAAAACCAACAGATTGTCTTTACCCAGTGGCAGGGCCGATCACCACAAGACATAGAAGACCAAATTTCCTATCCGCTGACTACCTATTTATTAGGTATTCCGGGCGTAAAATCTATACGGAGTTCTTCTATATTTGGCTTTTCCAGTATCTTCATCATTTTCAGTGAAGATGTAGAGTTTTACTGGTCACGTTCACGTATCCTTGAGAAACTAAGTTCCTTGCCTTCCGGCTTATTACCGGAAGGGGTTCAGCCCGCACTCGGGCCTGATGCCACTGCGCTGGGCCAGGTGTATTGGTATACCATTGAGGGCAGAGATAAGGATGGAAACCCTACGG
It encodes:
- a CDS encoding DUF6266 family protein, with translation MGKINQGILGGVSGQVGNVIGGTWKGIDYLRIKPSSVANPRTEGQVDQRSKFSTVLQFLQPMTDFLRVGFKLYANKMTQFNAAMSYNLNNAITGAYPNFMIDYANALVTRGNLTGASNGAASSPSAGNVEATWTDNSGSGSALATDKALIALLNTTRGEAVFTTAGPARSAGSATIPVPPEYSGEDVEVFLGFISEDGTKVANSVYLGSVTVA
- a CDS encoding DUF6943 family protein — its product is MKSFRIKTHRPENSYNQPHFFILNRGLNSGKPLNLPCPNCFVCLTDNLEDREFLYWLCFGLWKSKSFYHFLKGSVIPFVTIDETRKLIRESSTKASCKAQAFQKAIHALRLLDTNEQKIKVALKTIDTARQAIFYDLMKDSGAG
- a CDS encoding HYC_CC_PP family protein, with amino-acid sequence MQRFRKISAILLSILVLLSSTSYTFGMHFCMGQLESIALFSGAEPCEMATQKSPCANDKHDPDCEHQQVTKKGCCEDQTLVIEGHEDLTQVTKVAVPDFQMIAVIYVVVSFLFSDTTVDHYTFNDYSPPLIERDIPVLVQSFLI